GGTTGACTTATTTGGAGGCCTTGGCAAGCGGTACACCTATCATTGCTCATGGAAATACTTATTTGGACAATGTCATCACTGACAAGATGTTTGGAATACTGTATTATCATGATAATGATTTAGCAGGGGCAATTTTGGAAGCGGCTATAGTAACGCCAGAAAAAGATGAAACTAAGTGGGCTGAGAAGCTCTATGAAATTTCTGCGGAAAACTTTGGAAAACGTGTCTATGAGTATTACTTGGACCTTACGATTTCTAAGGATTTCCATAATGATCTTAATGGTGAAGATAGCACTATGAAACGATTGACCCGTATGGTGACTCATTTGCCAACTAAGGCTATTACCTTGCCTGTCAATGGCTCTGTTCGGATTATCAAAGGATCTGCCAAACAGGTCAAGAAAATCAGAAATATCAAAAAATTTTTGGATTAGGAAAGCTATCACATTTTCCTAGTCAGATAAAATCTTAGATTGATTAATAAAAGAGAAAATTAGCTTGAAAAATTACTGTTTCATGCTATAATAACGCATAGAGACATATCAGTCATGGGAAATCTTTCAGAGAGCGTGCGGTGCTGGAAATCACGCAGAGGACATGGTTGGGACTACTCGATTAACTTTTTATGCAAACATAAAACGGTGGCCACGTTAGAGCCAATCAGAGGTGTAAGACAGACTTATTTTTTGTCGTACACGAACTAAGGTGGAACCACGTTGCGACGTCCTTTTTGGATGTTGCAATTTTTTTGTGAGGAGACTAACTATGGACTTGCAAGAATTAGTGGACCGTAGTTGGGCAATCCGACAAGCTTATCACAATTTGGAAGTTAAGTATCATGATTCCAAGTGGACGGTAGAAGAGGACCTCTTGGCTTTATCTAATGATATTGGAAATTTCCTACGACTAGTGATGAGAAAGCAAGGACGCTACTATGATGAAATACCCCACACACTGGAACAAAAACTTTCAGAAAATATCTGGTGGCTAATAGAACTTTCTCAACGTTTGGATGTAGATATTCTGACGGAAATGGAAAACTTCCTCTCTGATAAAGAAAAGCAGTTGAACATTAAGACTAGGAGGTAGTCTGATAGTCAAAAGTCAATGCTTAGAAACTATGAAATAATAAAAGGAGAAAATTATGATTAACATTACTTTCCCAGATGGCGCTGTTCGTGAATTCGAATCTGGCGTGACAACCTTTGAAATTGCACAATCTATCAGTAATTCTTTGGCGAAAAAAGCTCTTGCTGGTAAATTTAACGGTAAATTGATTGACACAACTCGTGTAATCACTGAAGATGGAAGCATCGAAATCGTGACACCAGATCACGAAGATGCCCTTCCAATCTTGCGTCACTCAGCGGCACACTTGTTTGCTCAAGCAGCTCGCCGTCTCTTCCCAGATATTCATTTGGGTGTAGGTCCAGCTATCGAAGATGGATTCTACTACGATACAGACAATCAAGCTGGCCAAATCTCTAACGAAGACCTTCCTCGTATCGAAGAAGAAATGAAGAAAATCGTTAAAGAAAACTTCCCATCAATCCGTGAAGAAGTGACTAAAGACGAGGCACGTGAAATCTTCAAGAACGATCCATATAAATTGGAATTGATTGAAGAACACTCAGAAGATGATGGTGGTTTGACTATTTATCGTCAAGGCGAATACGTTGACCTTTGTCGTGGTCCGCACGTGCCATCAACTGGTCGTATCCAAATCTTCCATCTTTTGAATGTTGCTGGTGCTTACTGGCGTGGAAATAGTGATAATGCGATGATGCAACGTATCTATGGTACAGCCTGGTTCGATAAAAAAGATCTCAAGGCTTACCTTAAACGCCTTGAAGAAGCTAAAGAACGTGACCACCGTAAACTTGGTAAAGAACTTGATTTGTTCATGATTTCTCAAGAAGTCGGTCAAGGGCTTCCCTTCTGGTTGCCAAATGGTGCCACAATCCGTCGTGAGTTGGAACGCTACATTGTAGACAAGGAAGTCGCTGCGGGCTACCAGCACGTTTACACTCCACCAATTGCGTCAGTTGAACTTTATAAAACTTCAGGTCACTGGGATCACTACCGTGAAGACATGTTCCCTCCAATGGATATGGGAGATGGGGAAGAATTTGTCCTTCGTCCAATGAACTGTCCACACCATATCGAAGTCTACAAACACCATGTTCACTCTTATCGTGAATTGCCAATACGTATCGCTGAGATCGGTATGATGCACCGTTACGAAAAATCAGGTGCCCTTACAGGTCTTCAACGTGTACGTG
This region of Streptococcus thermophilus genomic DNA includes:
- the thrS gene encoding threonine--tRNA ligase, translating into MINITFPDGAVREFESGVTTFEIAQSISNSLAKKALAGKFNGKLIDTTRVITEDGSIEIVTPDHEDALPILRHSAAHLFAQAARRLFPDIHLGVGPAIEDGFYYDTDNQAGQISNEDLPRIEEEMKKIVKENFPSIREEVTKDEAREIFKNDPYKLELIEEHSEDDGGLTIYRQGEYVDLCRGPHVPSTGRIQIFHLLNVAGAYWRGNSDNAMMQRIYGTAWFDKKDLKAYLKRLEEAKERDHRKLGKELDLFMISQEVGQGLPFWLPNGATIRRELERYIVDKEVAAGYQHVYTPPIASVELYKTSGHWDHYREDMFPPMDMGDGEEFVLRPMNCPHHIEVYKHHVHSYRELPIRIAEIGMMHRYEKSGALTGLQRVREMSLNDGHTFVAPEQIEEEFKKILQLIIDVYEDFNLTDYRFRLSYRDPADKHKYFDNDEMWENAQRMLKAAVDDMGVEYYEAEGEAAFYGPKLDIQVKTALGKEETLSTIQLDFLLPERFDLHYIGADGEEHRPVMIHRGVISTMERFTAILIENYKGAFPTWLAPHQVTLIPVSNEKHVDYAWEVAKKLRDRGVRAEVDERNEKMQFKIRASQTQKIPYQLIVGDKEMKDGTVNVRRYGQKQTHTETVSEFVENILADIARKSRPDAE
- a CDS encoding MazG-like protein; its protein translation is MDLQELVDRSWAIRQAYHNLEVKYHDSKWTVEEDLLALSNDIGNFLRLVMRKQGRYYDEIPHTLEQKLSENIWWLIELSQRLDVDILTEMENFLSDKEKQLNIKTRR